Proteins found in one Gordonia sp. PDNC005 genomic segment:
- a CDS encoding COX15/CtaA family protein: MSTQSLSQSWGGFRAPTRVFLYRWAIANLAANILLVVTGGAVRVTDSGLGCPTWPQCTSGSLTPHAAMGIHGVIEFGNRMLTWVLVVVAVGAWVAAMRYRPMDRLARRLATGVALGVPLQAVVGGVTVLTNLNPWVVSFHFLATVLIISLATWLVFHTNPAREHDTAPDAPPVVTRLAIAASWVVYALTWVTIYLGTVVTGSGPHAGDIKSHRNGLEPTQSTQLHVDAVWTLVGISIGLILLTVIAKLPSRRAAITFGGVIVLQGLIGYIQYAAGLPEWMVVLHMFGSALLMVGATYLLVSAARSTVSTAKTF, from the coding sequence ATGAGCACTCAATCGTTGTCGCAGTCGTGGGGAGGCTTCCGCGCCCCGACACGCGTCTTCCTGTACAGGTGGGCGATCGCCAACCTCGCCGCGAACATCCTGCTGGTCGTGACCGGCGGCGCGGTCCGCGTGACCGACTCCGGTCTCGGATGCCCGACGTGGCCGCAGTGCACGTCGGGGTCGCTCACCCCGCATGCGGCGATGGGCATTCACGGCGTGATCGAGTTCGGAAACCGGATGCTCACGTGGGTGCTGGTCGTGGTCGCCGTGGGCGCCTGGGTCGCCGCGATGCGGTACCGGCCGATGGATCGGCTCGCTCGTCGTCTCGCGACCGGTGTGGCTCTCGGAGTACCTCTTCAGGCTGTGGTCGGCGGCGTCACCGTGCTCACCAACCTCAATCCATGGGTGGTCTCGTTCCATTTCCTGGCGACGGTCCTGATCATCTCGCTCGCGACCTGGCTGGTGTTCCACACCAACCCGGCCCGCGAACATGACACTGCGCCGGATGCTCCCCCCGTCGTCACGCGGCTGGCGATCGCGGCCTCCTGGGTCGTGTACGCACTGACATGGGTGACGATCTACCTCGGGACGGTTGTGACAGGCTCCGGACCGCACGCGGGTGACATCAAATCGCATCGCAATGGCCTCGAGCCCACCCAGTCCACCCAATTGCACGTCGACGCGGTGTGGACACTCGTCGGCATCTCGATCGGACTGATCCTGCTCACGGTCATCGCGAAGCTCCCGTCGCGGCGCGCGGCGATCACGTTCGGCGGTGTCATCGTCTTGCAGGGACTGATCGGCTACATCCAGTACGCCGCGGGCCTGCCCGAGTGGATGGTCGTCCTGCACATGTTCGGCAGTGCCCTGCTCATGGTCGGCGCCACCTACCTGCTGGTCTCCGCGGCCCGGTCCACGGTGTCGACGGCGAAGACGTTCTGA
- a CDS encoding quinone oxidoreductase has product MRAIHVSRHGGPDVLASVDVPSPTAGPDDLLVDVEAVGVNFIDTYLREGVYPSEPPYIPGFEGSGIVSAVGSNVTAFAVGDRVAWCDVVSSYAEQVAVPAVDALHVPDGVPFDVAGSALLRGLTAHYLLDGSAHPTSGDTVLVHAGAGGVGLILTEWAAARGITVITTVSSDAKAELSRKAGAAHVLRYDDPIADRVRELTDGRGASVVYDGVGASTFDASLDAAAVRGTVVLFGAASGPVPPFDLQRLNREGSLSVTRPSLGHFIADPTEFAWRADEFFGAIADEVLHVDVGQTFPLADAADAHRALEARSTTGATALIP; this is encoded by the coding sequence ATGCGTGCGATCCATGTGTCCCGTCACGGTGGTCCCGACGTTCTGGCGAGTGTCGACGTCCCTTCTCCCACTGCCGGACCCGACGACCTTCTGGTCGATGTCGAAGCCGTCGGCGTCAACTTCATCGACACGTATCTGAGGGAAGGTGTGTATCCCTCCGAGCCTCCGTACATTCCCGGTTTCGAGGGATCCGGGATCGTCTCCGCCGTCGGGTCGAACGTCACTGCTTTTGCGGTCGGTGATCGCGTGGCCTGGTGTGACGTCGTGTCCTCGTACGCGGAACAGGTCGCCGTACCCGCCGTCGACGCGCTGCACGTGCCCGACGGTGTGCCGTTCGACGTCGCGGGGTCCGCTCTCCTGCGCGGTCTCACCGCCCACTATCTCCTCGACGGCAGCGCTCATCCGACGTCCGGCGACACCGTGCTCGTTCACGCCGGCGCGGGCGGTGTGGGTCTGATACTCACCGAGTGGGCGGCTGCGCGGGGAATCACCGTGATCACCACGGTCTCGTCGGATGCGAAGGCCGAGTTGTCCCGGAAGGCCGGCGCGGCACACGTCCTGCGGTACGACGACCCGATCGCCGACCGCGTGCGAGAGCTGACCGACGGACGCGGCGCGTCTGTGGTGTACGACGGTGTGGGGGCGTCGACGTTCGACGCATCGCTCGACGCGGCCGCCGTCCGCGGGACCGTTGTGCTGTTCGGCGCCGCGAGCGGCCCCGTCCCGCCGTTCGACCTCCAGCGTCTCAACCGCGAAGGATCCCTGTCGGTGACCCGTCCCTCGCTTGGCCACTTCATCGCCGACCCGACCGAGTTCGCGTGGCGTGCGGACGAGTTCTTCGGCGCCATTGCCGACGAGGTGTTGCACGTCGACGTCGGTCAAACGTTCCCCCTCGCCGACGCGGCCGACGCTCACCGCGCACTCGAGGCCCGCTCCACCACCGGCGCGACGGCGCTGATCCCATGA
- a CDS encoding ABC transporter ATP-binding protein, translating into MPEPSVSSVALSISGLVKRFDDVVAVDGLDLELHTGEVLALLGPNGAGKTTTVEICEGFGTPDSGRVAVLGLDPIADNDALRSRIGVMLQGGGAYPGAKAAEMLRLCASYSADPIDPDWLMDVLGIADVAATPFRRLSGGQQQRLSLACALVGRPELVFLDEPTAGLDAHARIMVWELINRLKSDGVSVLLTTHHLDEAEELADRIVIVDRGRVVASGTPADLVRRDAEGQLRVTADGLDESALETSLPDGYSCKRTPAGDVLVAGDITPRIVAVVTAWCAEHDVLVTGLAVDTNSLQDVFLELTGREVRA; encoded by the coding sequence GTGCCCGAACCGTCAGTCTCCTCCGTAGCCCTGAGCATCAGTGGGCTGGTCAAACGGTTCGACGACGTCGTCGCCGTCGACGGCCTCGACCTCGAACTCCATACCGGGGAGGTCCTCGCACTCCTCGGCCCGAACGGTGCAGGGAAGACGACGACCGTCGAGATCTGCGAAGGATTCGGTACCCCGGATTCAGGCCGAGTCGCGGTCCTCGGTCTTGATCCGATCGCCGACAACGACGCGCTCCGCAGCCGAATCGGCGTCATGTTGCAGGGCGGAGGCGCATACCCCGGGGCGAAGGCCGCCGAGATGCTGCGTCTGTGCGCGTCGTACAGCGCCGATCCGATCGATCCCGACTGGTTGATGGACGTGCTCGGCATCGCCGACGTGGCAGCCACTCCTTTCCGGAGGCTGTCGGGCGGACAGCAGCAGCGCCTGTCCCTGGCCTGTGCACTCGTCGGCCGCCCTGAACTTGTGTTTCTGGACGAGCCGACGGCAGGTCTCGACGCTCACGCCCGCATCATGGTCTGGGAGCTCATCAACCGTCTCAAGTCGGATGGGGTTTCGGTCCTGCTGACCACCCATCATCTGGATGAGGCCGAGGAGCTCGCTGACCGCATCGTGATCGTCGACCGCGGTCGGGTCGTCGCGTCCGGGACGCCCGCCGACCTGGTGCGACGCGACGCCGAGGGCCAACTGCGTGTCACCGCGGACGGGCTCGACGAGTCAGCGTTGGAGACCTCGCTGCCCGACGGCTATTCGTGCAAGCGCACACCCGCGGGCGACGTCCTCGTCGCGGGCGACATCACTCCCCGCATCGTCGCTGTCGTCACCGCGTGGTGTGCCGAGCACGATGTGCTCGTGACGGGCCTCGCGGTGGACACCAATTCTCTGCAGGACGTGTTCCTGGAGCTCACCGGCCGCGAGGTGCGTGCATGA
- the tal gene encoding transaldolase has translation MTQNSNLAALSEAGVSVWLDDLSRGLISSGGLQEQIDTRSIVGVTTNPAIFQNAISSDAGVYSAQITQLAREGADVDKAITAITTDDVRNACDVFAPIFEATDGLDGRVSIEVDPRLANKTAETVEQAAELWKLVDRPNVLIKIPATAAGVPAIADVIAQGISVNVTLIFSVERYREVMDAYLDGLDRALRNGHDAGKIASVASFFVSRVDSEIDNRLNAIGTPEALELRGKAGLANARLAYAAYQEVFETETRFPDLQAHGALPQRPLWASTGTKNADYPDTLYVSELVAPNTVNTVPGKTLEAYADHGWVNTESIVGLEGSSRAVFTALQGVGVDLDDVFAVLETEGVEKFEQAWDELLTATAQQLDAAR, from the coding sequence ATGACCCAGAACAGCAATCTCGCCGCATTGTCCGAGGCAGGCGTCTCGGTGTGGCTCGACGACTTGTCTCGGGGACTCATCTCCTCGGGCGGTCTCCAGGAGCAGATCGACACCCGATCGATCGTCGGCGTCACGACGAACCCCGCGATCTTCCAGAACGCGATCTCGTCCGACGCCGGTGTCTACTCGGCGCAGATCACCCAGCTCGCCCGCGAAGGCGCCGACGTCGACAAGGCGATCACCGCGATCACCACCGACGACGTCCGCAATGCCTGCGACGTGTTCGCACCGATCTTCGAGGCCACCGACGGTCTCGACGGCCGCGTGTCGATCGAGGTCGATCCCCGTCTTGCGAACAAGACTGCGGAGACGGTCGAGCAGGCCGCCGAGCTCTGGAAGCTCGTCGACCGGCCCAACGTGCTGATCAAGATCCCGGCCACGGCGGCAGGCGTTCCGGCGATCGCCGACGTGATCGCGCAGGGCATCAGCGTCAACGTGACCCTGATCTTCTCGGTGGAGCGCTACCGCGAGGTGATGGACGCGTACCTGGACGGCCTCGACCGCGCCCTCCGCAACGGGCACGACGCAGGCAAGATCGCGTCGGTCGCATCGTTCTTCGTCTCGCGTGTCGACTCGGAGATCGACAATCGCTTGAATGCCATCGGCACCCCCGAGGCACTCGAGCTGCGCGGCAAGGCTGGTCTGGCGAATGCACGCCTCGCGTACGCCGCGTACCAGGAGGTCTTCGAGACCGAGACCCGCTTCCCGGACCTCCAGGCACACGGCGCTCTCCCCCAGCGTCCGCTGTGGGCGTCCACCGGCACCAAGAACGCCGACTACCCGGACACCCTGTACGTCAGCGAACTGGTGGCGCCGAACACCGTCAACACTGTTCCCGGCAAGACGCTCGAGGCATATGCCGACCACGGTTGGGTCAACACCGAGTCGATCGTCGGCCTCGAGGGCAGCTCCCGCGCCGTGTTCACTGCGCTGCAGGGTGTCGGAGTGGACCTCGACGACGTGTTCGCGGTCCTCGAGACCGAGGGAGTCGAGAAGTTCGAGCAGGCCTGGGACGAGCTGCTGACGGCGACAGCGCAGCAGCTCGACGCGGCCCGCTAG
- a CDS encoding ABC transporter permease — translation MTDQTATPNRFPAGTFSPAPSPAPLMAMLAAQTRMELTLLLRNGEQLLLTMFIPITLLIGLSILPIDTGSGDTAAARATTFVPAILAVAIMSTAFTGQAIAVGFDRRYGALKRLGATPIPRWGIIAGKSAAVAIVVVLQALIIGGIGAAFGWRPGIGGLAVGAIVIVLGTVAFAALGLLLGGTMKAEVVLALGNLIWFVLLGVSSLVVFDEHVPSAVHWAARCTPSGALTEALTQALAGSVDLFGIGVLAAWAVVGGALAVRWFRFE, via the coding sequence ATGACCGACCAGACCGCCACGCCTAACCGCTTCCCTGCGGGCACGTTCTCGCCCGCCCCGTCGCCCGCGCCGCTCATGGCCATGCTCGCGGCGCAGACGCGGATGGAACTGACCCTGCTGCTGCGCAACGGCGAACAGTTGCTGCTCACGATGTTCATTCCGATCACCCTGTTGATCGGGCTGTCGATCCTGCCGATCGACACCGGTTCGGGTGACACCGCGGCAGCCCGAGCGACGACGTTCGTGCCTGCGATCCTCGCAGTCGCCATCATGTCGACGGCGTTCACGGGCCAGGCCATCGCCGTCGGTTTCGACCGCCGCTACGGAGCACTCAAGCGACTCGGCGCCACCCCGATACCCCGCTGGGGAATCATCGCGGGCAAATCAGCGGCCGTCGCCATCGTCGTCGTCCTGCAGGCGCTGATCATCGGCGGGATCGGCGCGGCCTTCGGATGGCGACCCGGCATCGGCGGACTCGCTGTCGGCGCGATCGTGATCGTGCTCGGCACTGTCGCCTTTGCGGCGCTCGGTCTTCTGCTCGGCGGCACCATGAAAGCCGAAGTGGTGCTGGCTCTGGGCAACCTGATCTGGTTCGTCCTGCTCGGCGTCTCGAGTCTTGTGGTCTTCGACGAGCACGTCCCGTCGGCCGTCCACTGGGCGGCACGGTGCACCCCCTCGGGAGCACTCACCGAAGCGTTGACGCAGGCGTTGGCGGGCTCAGTTGATCTGTTCGGCATCGGCGTGCTGGCGGCGTGGGCCGTCGTCGGCGGCGCCCTCGCAGTGAGGTGGTTCCGGTTCGAATGA
- the mptB gene encoding polyprenol phosphomannose-dependent alpha 1,6 mannosyltransferase MptB gives MPELPLLRRGLDYLGLAKPPVERSVDDTGDYGSRLARMHDDEAEVGPLNAYENNRLRRIQLFGTTGTVLILIGSLGTGMLPVLQNPIVGTRILSLPSRMYSTALTVSIGGMMMLVVAWLLLGRYAIGRFSVEVAEGRSPARRMSRRQADTTLIMWITPLLLAPPLLSKDVYSYLAQSAIAYKGMDPYTYSPMRGLGVDHPLTLSVPNLWKDTPAPYGPLFLWIGEHVTALTGDNITAAVLLHRLIALAGVAMIVWALPRLARRCGVSTVAALWIGALNPLLILHLVGGIHNESLMLGMMLVGMELCFRAIEGSDALRRPSGPLPSRAGWILIGGAALIAASAMIKVASMLALGFIGIALARRWGATLPALRHAPIGQWWTRSKTSIVALTKSASILLAVSAIVIGGIGTATGLGFGWTGTLSTGGIVRSWMSMPTLLGVVSGRVGLWLGLGEQTQAILDIARPIGQVIAGVFVIRWLLACLAGRVHALGGLGIAMATFVVFFPFVQAWYLLWAIIPLAAWATTRWFRLGTVIISGIMSVVVMPTSSDTPPLTVAQGLATGVLMVGVAATAFFIDSPIRVWINRRRHKV, from the coding sequence GTGCCGGAACTCCCCCTGTTGCGCCGCGGCCTCGATTATCTGGGCCTGGCCAAGCCGCCCGTCGAGCGTTCCGTCGACGACACCGGCGACTACGGCTCTCGACTCGCTCGGATGCACGACGACGAGGCCGAAGTCGGACCCCTCAACGCGTACGAGAACAATCGTCTGCGACGAATTCAACTCTTCGGGACGACGGGCACAGTCCTGATCCTCATCGGGTCGCTCGGCACGGGCATGCTCCCGGTGCTGCAGAACCCGATCGTCGGCACCCGAATCCTGTCGCTCCCGTCTCGCATGTACTCGACGGCGTTGACCGTCTCCATCGGCGGGATGATGATGCTCGTCGTCGCGTGGCTCCTGCTCGGCCGATACGCGATCGGCAGGTTCTCCGTCGAAGTGGCGGAGGGCCGGAGCCCTGCGCGGCGCATGTCGCGCAGACAGGCCGACACCACACTCATCATGTGGATCACTCCCCTTCTCCTTGCGCCGCCGCTGCTCAGCAAGGACGTGTACTCGTATCTCGCACAGAGCGCGATCGCGTACAAGGGCATGGACCCGTACACCTACAGCCCGATGCGCGGGCTGGGCGTCGATCATCCCCTGACACTGTCCGTCCCGAACTTGTGGAAAGACACGCCTGCGCCGTACGGCCCCCTGTTCCTGTGGATCGGCGAACACGTCACGGCCCTGACCGGCGACAACATCACTGCCGCCGTTCTCTTGCATCGACTGATCGCGTTGGCCGGCGTCGCGATGATCGTGTGGGCTCTCCCGCGCCTCGCACGCCGCTGCGGTGTGTCTACGGTTGCGGCTCTCTGGATCGGAGCTCTCAACCCGCTCCTGATCCTTCACCTGGTCGGCGGCATCCACAACGAGTCGCTGATGCTGGGCATGATGCTCGTCGGCATGGAGTTGTGCTTCCGGGCAATCGAAGGCTCCGACGCGTTGCGGCGGCCGTCCGGACCCCTGCCGTCCCGAGCCGGCTGGATTCTGATCGGAGGCGCGGCCCTGATCGCGGCGTCGGCCATGATCAAGGTCGCGTCGATGCTCGCCCTCGGCTTCATCGGAATCGCCCTCGCCAGGCGGTGGGGTGCCACTCTCCCCGCTTTGAGACACGCCCCGATCGGCCAATGGTGGACTAGATCGAAGACATCGATCGTCGCCCTCACCAAGTCGGCGTCGATCCTCCTGGCGGTGTCGGCGATCGTGATCGGCGGCATCGGCACCGCGACCGGTCTCGGCTTCGGATGGACGGGCACTCTCAGTACCGGAGGAATCGTCCGCTCCTGGATGTCCATGCCGACTCTGCTCGGCGTCGTCTCCGGTCGTGTTGGACTGTGGCTCGGGCTCGGCGAGCAGACACAGGCCATCCTCGACATCGCACGACCGATCGGGCAGGTGATCGCGGGAGTCTTCGTGATCCGTTGGCTGCTCGCGTGCCTCGCAGGTCGTGTCCACGCACTCGGCGGCCTCGGCATCGCGATGGCGACCTTCGTGGTGTTCTTCCCGTTCGTGCAGGCCTGGTACCTCTTGTGGGCGATCATTCCGCTTGCCGCTTGGGCCACTACCCGTTGGTTCCGCCTCGGAACCGTGATCATCTCCGGGATCATGTCCGTAGTGGTCATGCCGACGAGCTCGGACACTCCGCCCCTGACTGTCGCGCAGGGACTGGCCACGGGAGTTCTGATGGTCGGTGTGGCGGCCACCGCGTTCTTCATCGACAGTCCGATTCGCGTCTGGATCAACCGCCGCCGACACAAGGTGTGA
- a CDS encoding heme o synthase codes for MKTSDSAGVDVPSSTGWGRVRTTILAYIALTKPRVIELLLVSTIPVMLQAQRGHVDIRLILVTVVGGWLGAASANSLNMVADADIDQKMKRTQKRPLARKAVPIRNVLIFGIVLAFASFAVLYYGTADADGNRSFLPSILVWITIAFYVFVYTLILKRRTWQNVIWGGAAGCMPALVGWAAVTHSLNWQPFVLFLVVFFWTPPHTWALAMRYREDYRAAGVPMLPVIASDEKVTFQMLVYTVLTVITSLFLIPPSSWIYLVVAIGSGVWFTWWVAKLYVQTRAGVELKPLKIFLVSNEYLALLFCGLAVDAVINLPTISSYFS; via the coding sequence GTGAAGACGTCCGATAGCGCTGGTGTCGACGTGCCGTCGTCAACCGGATGGGGACGAGTCCGCACCACAATCCTCGCCTACATCGCGTTGACGAAGCCCCGCGTGATCGAACTTCTGCTCGTCTCCACCATCCCGGTGATGCTGCAGGCGCAGCGCGGACACGTCGACATCCGGTTGATTCTGGTCACGGTCGTCGGCGGCTGGCTCGGTGCGGCGAGCGCGAACAGCCTGAACATGGTCGCGGACGCGGACATCGATCAGAAGATGAAACGGACCCAGAAGCGCCCGCTCGCCCGCAAGGCCGTCCCGATCCGGAACGTGTTGATCTTCGGTATCGTGCTGGCCTTCGCGTCGTTCGCCGTCCTGTACTACGGGACCGCCGACGCCGACGGCAACCGTTCGTTCCTGCCGTCGATCCTCGTGTGGATCACCATCGCGTTCTACGTCTTCGTGTACACCCTGATCTTGAAGCGTCGCACCTGGCAGAACGTCATCTGGGGTGGCGCAGCAGGCTGCATGCCGGCCCTCGTCGGCTGGGCCGCCGTGACGCACTCGCTGAACTGGCAGCCGTTTGTGCTGTTCCTCGTCGTCTTCTTCTGGACGCCGCCGCACACGTGGGCGCTCGCGATGCGGTACCGCGAGGACTATCGGGCCGCGGGCGTTCCGATGCTCCCGGTGATCGCGTCCGACGAGAAGGTCACGTTCCAGATGCTCGTCTACACGGTGCTCACCGTGATCACGTCGCTGTTCCTCATCCCACCGTCCAGCTGGATCTACCTCGTCGTCGCTATCGGGTCCGGCGTCTGGTTCACCTGGTGGGTCGCGAAGCTGTACGTCCAGACCCGCGCCGGAGTTGAGCTCAAGCCGCTGAAGATCTTTCTGGTCTCCAACGAGTACCTCGCGCTCCTGTTCTGCGGCCTCGCCGTCGACGCCGTGATCAACCTCCCGACGATCTCCAGCTACTTCTCGTAG
- the tkt gene encoding transketolase, protein MAITDEIRALTRPVHPADWTDVDTKAVDTARILAADAVQNCGSGHPGTAMSLAPLAYTLYQRVMRHDPADPAWVGRDRFVLSCGHSSLTQYIQLYLGGFGLELDDLVALRTWGSLTPGHPEFRHTAGVEITTGPLGQGLASSVGMAMAARRERGLFDPDAPAGESPFDHYVYVIASDGDIEEGVTSEASSLAGTQQLGNLIVFYDDNQISIEDDTQIALTEDVAKRYEAYGWHVQTVEGGEDVAALEAAVEAAKAVTDKPSIIRVRTIIAFPAPTKMNTGASHGSALGADEVAATKAAVGFDPEKSFDVADDVIKHTRGLVGRAAAVRAEWQKGFDAWAAGNPERKELFDRLFAHELPEGWTEALPAWEAGDKDVATRSASGKVLSALAPILPELWGGSADLAGSNNTTMDGATSFGPASISTSTWNAEPYGRTLHFGIREHAMGSILSGIVLHGPTRAYGGTFLQFADYMRPAVRLAALMEIDPIYVWTHDSIGLGEDGPTHQPIEHLAALRAIPNLDVVRPADANETAHAWRHLLTRRNRPVGLALTRQNVPVLEGTSYEGVAKGGYVLADTDGTPDVVLIGTGSEVSLAVEARDALAADGIKARVVSMPSIEWFDEQDTDYRESVLPTGVPRVSVEAGIAMPWHAIVAGGAIVSIEHYGASAPYKKLYEEFGITSTAVAAAARTLLGK, encoded by the coding sequence GTGGCCATCACCGACGAGATTCGCGCACTGACCCGACCGGTTCACCCCGCCGACTGGACCGATGTGGACACCAAGGCTGTCGACACGGCTCGCATCCTCGCCGCCGACGCGGTCCAGAACTGCGGCAGCGGCCACCCCGGCACCGCGATGAGCCTCGCTCCCCTCGCGTACACGCTGTACCAGCGCGTCATGCGCCACGACCCCGCCGATCCGGCGTGGGTGGGCCGCGACCGGTTCGTTCTCTCCTGCGGGCACTCCAGCCTCACGCAGTACATCCAGCTGTACCTCGGTGGATTCGGCCTCGAACTCGACGACCTCGTCGCACTGCGCACGTGGGGTTCGCTGACGCCGGGCCACCCCGAGTTCCGCCACACCGCGGGCGTCGAGATCACCACGGGCCCGCTCGGTCAGGGCCTTGCATCGTCGGTCGGCATGGCGATGGCGGCGCGCCGTGAGCGCGGCCTGTTCGATCCGGACGCTCCGGCAGGCGAGAGCCCGTTCGATCACTACGTGTACGTGATCGCATCCGACGGCGACATCGAAGAAGGCGTCACGTCCGAAGCGTCGTCGCTCGCGGGCACTCAGCAGCTCGGCAACCTGATCGTCTTTTACGACGACAACCAGATCTCCATCGAGGACGACACTCAGATCGCCCTCACCGAGGACGTCGCCAAGCGCTACGAGGCGTACGGCTGGCACGTGCAGACCGTGGAGGGCGGCGAGGACGTCGCAGCCCTCGAGGCCGCCGTCGAAGCCGCCAAAGCCGTCACCGACAAGCCGTCGATCATCCGTGTCCGCACGATCATCGCGTTCCCGGCACCGACCAAGATGAACACCGGCGCCTCGCACGGCAGTGCACTCGGCGCCGATGAGGTCGCCGCCACGAAGGCGGCTGTGGGCTTCGACCCGGAGAAGAGCTTCGATGTCGCCGACGACGTCATCAAGCACACCCGCGGGCTCGTCGGGCGGGCCGCCGCGGTCCGCGCCGAGTGGCAGAAAGGCTTCGACGCCTGGGCCGCCGGCAACCCCGAGCGCAAGGAACTGTTCGACCGCCTCTTCGCGCACGAACTGCCCGAGGGCTGGACCGAAGCACTCCCCGCGTGGGAGGCCGGCGACAAGGATGTGGCCACTCGCTCGGCGTCGGGCAAGGTCCTCTCGGCGCTCGCACCGATCCTCCCCGAGCTGTGGGGCGGCTCCGCCGACCTCGCGGGCTCCAACAACACGACGATGGACGGCGCGACGTCGTTCGGTCCCGCATCGATCTCGACGTCGACGTGGAACGCCGAGCCATACGGTCGGACGCTGCACTTCGGCATCCGTGAGCACGCGATGGGCTCGATCCTGTCGGGCATCGTCCTGCACGGCCCGACGCGCGCGTACGGCGGAACGTTCCTGCAGTTCGCGGACTACATGCGTCCCGCGGTCCGTCTCGCCGCGCTCATGGAGATCGACCCGATCTACGTGTGGACGCACGATTCGATCGGCCTCGGCGAAGACGGCCCCACGCACCAGCCGATCGAGCACCTCGCCGCACTGCGCGCGATCCCGAACCTCGACGTGGTGCGCCCGGCCGACGCCAATGAGACCGCACACGCCTGGCGTCACCTCTTGACCCGGCGGAACCGCCCGGTCGGCCTGGCCCTGACGCGCCAGAACGTTCCCGTGCTCGAAGGCACCTCGTACGAGGGTGTCGCGAAGGGCGGTTACGTCCTCGCCGACACCGACGGCACGCCGGACGTCGTCCTGATCGGAACCGGCTCCGAGGTGAGCCTCGCCGTCGAGGCACGCGACGCGCTCGCGGCCGACGGCATCAAGGCCCGCGTCGTGTCGATGCCGTCCATCGAGTGGTTCGACGAGCAGGACACGGACTACCGCGAGTCGGTCCTCCCGACCGGTGTCCCGCGTGTGTCCGTCGAAGCAGGCATCGCGATGCCGTGGCACGCGATCGTCGCCGGCGGAGCGATCGTGTCGATCGAGCACTACGGCGCATCGGCCCCTTACAAGAAGCTCTACGAGGAGTTCGGCATCACGTCGACGGCCGTCGCGGCCGCCGCCCGCACTCTGCTCGGCAAGTGA
- a CDS encoding metalloregulator ArsR/SmtB family transcription factor yields the protein MTDSKQLPWQQHADGPGADGQTRAAVVSLLVDEGPMTASDIAERLGISPAGVRRHLDNLTESGDVDIAPAGFNKGGRGRPAKWFQLTPTGRGKLRHAYDDLAGAAIRSLRDIAGQEAVETFARDRVNGIVAKVQPVRESGSVIATVDQIADALTGAGYSADTRQVGNGVQICQHHCPVAHVAAEFPELCEAETAAFTELLGTHVQRLATIANGDCVCSTHVPVNTVAATALKNTSDPKADAQPGAADNPDGKVPR from the coding sequence ATGACCGACTCGAAGCAGCTGCCGTGGCAGCAGCACGCGGACGGGCCTGGCGCAGACGGCCAGACCCGAGCCGCAGTCGTGTCTTTGCTGGTCGACGAGGGGCCGATGACGGCGAGTGATATCGCCGAACGTCTCGGGATCAGTCCCGCCGGCGTTCGACGCCACCTCGACAACCTCACCGAGTCCGGCGACGTCGACATTGCGCCCGCCGGATTCAACAAGGGCGGCCGAGGTCGCCCCGCCAAGTGGTTCCAGCTGACCCCGACAGGTCGCGGCAAGCTGCGTCACGCCTACGATGATCTCGCCGGAGCGGCCATCCGCTCGCTGCGCGACATCGCAGGTCAGGAAGCAGTCGAGACGTTCGCACGTGATCGTGTGAACGGCATCGTCGCGAAGGTTCAGCCCGTCCGTGAGTCCGGCTCGGTCATCGCGACCGTCGACCAGATCGCAGACGCGCTGACCGGTGCGGGATACTCGGCAGACACCCGGCAGGTCGGAAACGGCGTGCAGATCTGCCAGCACCACTGCCCGGTGGCGCACGTCGCCGCGGAGTTCCCGGAACTGTGCGAAGCGGAGACAGCGGCCTTCACCGAACTGCTCGGCACCCATGTTCAACGTCTGGCGACGATCGCCAACGGCGATTGTGTCTGCAGCACGCACGTGCCGGTCAACACAGTCGCCGCCACGGCGCTCAAGAACACGTCAGACCCGAAGGCGGACGCTCAGCCCGGCGCCGCCGACAACCCCGATGGAAAGGTCCCCCGATGA